Part of the Lolium rigidum isolate FL_2022 chromosome 6, APGP_CSIRO_Lrig_0.1, whole genome shotgun sequence genome, TGTGCTGATCCATACTCCATAGTGATCTTCTGTGAGTAAATAGTCCATTAAATTCAATTCATTTCCTTTTTTTTAAACACGTCTAGAGGTAGTACAAATGAAGTTGTCACTCCATTGTGCTGATCAATTGCGATCCGTGAGTTAATAGTCCATTAAATTTAATTTATTTCCTTTATTTTAACACACCATATACTATATATAATGCAAGCACCAGATTAAACGATATGGATCACTGTACGAGTGTACAGTGTACACTAGGCAGCCTTGGTGAGTTGAAGTTGCTGCAGGAGACTCCTCTGGCGGGGAAGTATCCGGTGAAGCTGAGCTGCTGCTTGGCGTTGTCGAGCGTCACGAGCTTGTTCTCGAGCTGGAACCCTCCGATGAGCACCGGCGGCCCCGCCGTGCTGCTCGCCGCCTTGAGAAACGTGAAGCACGCCGTGTTGGTGTTCACCTGCGCCATGGAGTTGCCGCCGACCACCGTGAAGTTGGTCCCGCCCTCGAGCAGCACGTCCACCTGCGGCACGAAGTAGTCGGACAgggacgagcccagcttggacgaGTCGTAGCAGAGCTCGAACGGGGCCACggcggagaggagcagctggacaagaaactggacgtgaagctggacatggagctggccatgaagctggacatgaagacatcccatggaagcgcgagggaggagagggaggcatgcgcgaggggagaagaagaagtccaggccggcgccaggctcggtcagaccggccgccacgccggtgtgcccggtcccaggcccggtccgaccgggcgccaCACCGGATCAGCCCGGCGCAGACCGGACGCCACGCTTGTTCCAGCCGGGCACTATAtatccagtaagcctggacgcCTAGCCCGGTTTCCACCCGGTGCCAGGTCCAGTTTCGACCGGCCTgccccggtcccagacccggtcgaccggccatatgaccggccgactccgagtctgtctcgaccagatccgatctgggtcggttttctatgtatcttttcgacctgaggtcgtcctgaacccctatataagtgcccagaacGCCCTCATaatagctttagaccacgtttaagataaaccctagttcatagttgatttctttacaactctattgaatctctacaccatattgcattgatttggtgtaaacccctgaaagtcttgtgtgatctgctgttccattgggaattagacggttgcaacttaccgcttcgtggtcggcggctacgtgtgcaagtgtgtgcagttgcaaatatcttgcagggttgagagttgttgcattggcgacagggaccaatcgagagatctcgttgcgtcatacaagttatcatccacttcatcatccatgtatctccgctgtgttcttcccgtgatcatcatcaccaccgttgcttactgagaagatcgggccaccccttatcaacacCGCTCCCCATGCATAATGGTTCCTGGGAAAACAAGGCatggccttagattgtctattggTACATGGTAAGCTAGTCGTTGTCACCTAGTTGCATGTGTACTGAATTCCAGTAGGTTCATAACATTGAGGTCCGAACCATACCGCCCTAATCCGTTTGACTATTGGAATCGTTTCTTCCCAAACGAGTTAAAGCCATTGCATAACATGCATCAAAAACACCATTTTCAATCGTACCGTTTACAATTAAACTAGAATAGGTTCAACGTCATCCAGTTCGACTAGGAACAAAAATAGTTCACGGTAGGCAAGTTCATTTATGGTGgtgactagcttcccaagtgggtgTTGACTACTACTTCAACCTAATGTATCTTCATTCAAGCCTTGGTAATAAATATGTGGGCGTAGAGGCGAAGGTGAGGTGTGGAGGGGCCTTTGCCTCCACTACTCATCCACAATCTTTCCAAAGTAAAGGGTTCCCTAAGATATTTACTTTGTaaataaattttatattgttCGCAACCTTTCTTCCACACATGGACACATATGTGTTTCTTCATATATATAGGCACGGCAAGGCCGGCGTGTACAACACGATTACAAACGTGATACCCACGGAATATAAACGTAATACCCACGCATGTACATATATGATCAATTCGTACTAACCTCTAACTAATCATACCTTAACACCTCCACTTCCCTCGAGCTCTCCTCCGCCTTGCTCTTCCAAACGTCGGTGACGATGTCCTTCACCTGAGCGTGGAGGCGGCGAGCTGTGTCCTTCATCTCGCCCCATTGCTTCCTTTTCTTCGACGCGGCCTCCGCCTCCTTCTCGACAAGATGCTCCAAGGCCTGGCAGCTCTCGAGGACTGCCTCCATGCCCGTGGTGGCCGTCGGCGCCTCGCCGGCCGCACTCGTTTCGGCGGCCTGGATCGACTGCCTCAGCGAGGCGAGGCGCGCGAGCAACGCCGCATCCATGGGGCTGTCTCCCGGAAGATTGCAAGAGGCCCTCGTTATCAAGGAAAGCAGCTTCACtgccacttttttttttgcgaaacacagtacaatcaaagacgctcatacatacgcgcacacactcacccctatgaacgtatacacgcacaccctaccccctatgagcacctccaagagactgcgttgaagaactgagtcggcgggtcttgagattgacgaagtcaccacaggcgcctcgctgtcgacgggaacgtcgcctcccactgaagaatattccgcctttttatgagacaccaaagtgtcaaatctgggatttgaactctgatgggctgggggtgccactgccctcctaaccatccaaccacaggttggttctcgctTCACTGCCACTTGAAATGCTGACTGTTGAATGATGCTTCTAAAAGTTGGTCAATTCTAACAAACCTGTCATATGTGGTCACAATGCACGATAACTCCTGAATTTGACCTGTATTCAGCAACCAATGTGTGAATGAACCCGATGAGGGAGCAAACAACATATCCTAATTTGATCAAAGAAGATCATACAACAATGGAGCCCTAAGTAAGCACTATATTGCTTTTAACTTGAATACAGATGTCACTCCGTGAGTTAATAGTCCATATCAAATGTAATTTATTTCCTTTATTTTAACACACATATGCAAGCACCATCTTTAATCATGTAAAGGACGTGGATCATGTAGACTAGCTAGCCAGCCCTGGTGAAGTTGAAGTTGCTGCATGAGAAGCCTCTGGCGGGGAGGTAGCCGGTGAAGCTGAGCTGCTGCTTGGCGTTGTCGAGCACCACCAGCTTGTTCTCCAGCTGGAACCCTCCGATGAGCACCGGCGGCCCCGCCGTGCTGCCGGACGATTTCAGAAACGCGAAGCACGCCGTGTTGGTGTTGACCTGCGCCATGGAGTTGCCCCCGACGACCGTGAAGTTGGTCCCGCCCTCCAGCAGCACGTCCACCTGCGGCACGGAGTACCCGGACAGTGACGAGCCGAGCTTGGACGAGTCGTAGCAGAGCTCGAACGGTGCCACGGCGGCGACCTTGGCGGTCTGGCCCAGGGCGCGGTCGAAGGCCGCGATGACGCGGCTGTACACGTCGGCGCGGAGCTGCGTGTAGGTGACGGTCGTGGAGAGGCCGACGACgagcgggccggcggcggcgacggagccGTCGATGGCGATGCCGCCGGTCGCCGTGACGAAGTAGCCGGGGTTCCCGGCAAAGGGCTGGCGGAGCGGGACCGGGTCGGAGAGGAGCGTGGTGATGGCCTCGCGGTCGGCGGGCGGTGCCAGGTAGAACGGGCCGCCGCCGAAGATGGCCGCGCCCACGCCGTTGCCGCTGAACCCGGTCGTGCCGTCGCTCGGGAGGCAGAGCGCGAACGAGTTGGCCACCTTCTGCGTGCTGGCGACCTGCGCCGGGAACGAGGCGCTGGAGCGCCCGAGCCCCGCGACGCCGGCAGCACCGGACGGGGCCGCTGcgcaggtggcggtggcggcgaaggAGACCGGGGACAGCGGGTTGGCGCCGTTGGTGGTGTTGGCGGAGAGCGTCACGGTCGTGGTGGTCCCGCTGCTGCACGGAGTCGTGATGGCCGGCGCGGAGAGGTCGAGGACGAGCGCGCGGCCGGCGCTGAGGGGCGCTGTGTACAGGGCTGTAGACGCCGCGCCCTTGTTGATTTTTATAAGCAGCGGCGCGCTCGCCGCCGTGCACGCGCACagcgcgaggaggacgaagacgatgacTGGTTTGAGTTGCGACATTGTGATTTTGGTGCTCGATCAGCTCAGGTTGATGCTGTGAACCAATGCACGTACGTGCGGTATATATAAGCTGGAGCCTAGGGCTCGAACGCTCGATCCATCTGAAGACTATTCAGATCAGATGGACCAATGCATGCGTGGTCAACATTGCGATCAATGTTGCTTGACGAACCAGAGTTCCATTTTTCTACGTTATCACAGTCATAGTATCTGATTCTTCTCGTTCGAAGTCCAGCTCCCTCATGAGCATGGCATTATCCAATTAAGATCCTGCATGCGTGCACTAATTTACATCCAGTTTATGTGGTCTCAGTGTTCACAACTACATTCTCCTTTGAGTTCTTCTGGACCGTGCGATTCAGCTAGCAGTGCAGATTGACAATATACAGTGATAGCAATACGGAAACTACAAAAATGTAGCTCGGgctactttattgtacgtaggccattttaatttttttttttttgaaaatgtcattttaaatttccaaaaaaaaatctgaaaataattataGATGTTGACGATCGTGTATTGTACCAACAAAAAAATCTCAACTCAAAACACCTTGTATTTCTAGCCACAGAAATGACAAAATCCAACTTTTTTGGATGTTTCAAAATGTGCAGATTTCTAGTCTTACTATTTTTTTGCAGCCTTTTCTTAAGGATTATAACGCTGGATAGCTTTTTATATTGTTAGAAATAAAAAAAGCCTATGTCGTTTATTGACCTCTCTTCCCCAATGCATGTTCTCTTTTTTCTCTCTATTCTCTCATGCATGTTAGACTATTGGCGCATGCACTAATTGATGAGTAAAGTTATGAATTTTCTTGGTCTAATTAAATCGGGGACCACGGAGGGAGTATAAGGCATTCTCGATTTAAATTTTTGCATATTTATAGAATCGGTTTCGCTAATTCTCTGAACTATCTTAGTAGAACTATCTTAGTTCTCATTAGGGTCTTGCACCATGAGATTTTCACCGTGATCCGTGCACTTGGGTTGCTGGTTGGGGTTGCAATTGGTTCCTTTTTAGTTGCAACTGAGGTTGCAACCAGGAAAAATGCCTCTAGACCGTTAGATTTTCTTTGTGATTTGTGCTAATGGTGAGTTGTTGTAGCATGTGTTGTGAATGAGATTTGATGACACCATCTAACCGATAACTAAGTAATTGATAGATCTCCGTCGATCGAGAACTAGTCACACCTTTAATTTGAAGAATACAGCAATGCCTACATGTAAGATTTTTATTCAGATTTTTTAGAACTTCAAAATGTCATTAAAAACGAGCTATCTTCCAGATAACCATATAGTACTATAGTTACAAGAATTGCATGCGTGTTCGGGTGATCAATGTTTGCTTGAGGAAcctgaatttcttttcttttttcgacGTCTTCAAACGCACCACGTAAGATCGAGTCGCATGCACTGATTGGCAGCCGATCGATTGACAGTCCCATTTCCATCACATGCATGGGTTAAGTCGTTAGCAGATAAGATTTAGTAGCTGGATGAGCTGATGGTCGATGTCGCTCAGGGTGTGCACTGTGCTTGTACAT contains:
- the LOC124664455 gene encoding probable aspartic proteinase GIP1, which translates into the protein MDAALLARLASLRQSIQAAETSAAGEAPTATTGMEAVLESCQALEHLVEKEAEAASKKRKQWGEMKDTARRLHAQVKDIVTDVWKSKAEESSREVELLLSAVAPFELCYDSSKLGSSLSDYFVPQVDVLLEGGTNFTVVGGNSMAQVNTNTACFTFLKAASSTAGPPVLIGGFQLENKLVTLDNAKQQLSFTGYFPARGVSCSNFNSPRLPSVHCTLVQ
- the LOC124667369 gene encoding chitinase CLP-like, with amino-acid sequence MSQLKPVIVFVLLALCACTAASAPLLIKINKGAASTALYTAPLSAGRALVLDLSAPAITTPCSSGTTTTVTLSANTTNGANPLSPVSFAATATCAAAPSGAAGVAGLGRSSASFPAQVASTQKVANSFALCLPSDGTTGFSGNGVGAAIFGGGPFYLAPPADREAITTLLSDPVPLRQPFAGNPGYFVTATGGIAIDGSVAAAGPLVVGLSTTVTYTQLRADVYSRVIAAFDRALGQTAKVAAVAPFELCYDSSKLGSSLSGYSVPQVDVLLEGGTNFTVVGGNSMAQVNTNTACFAFLKSSGSTAGPPVLIGGFQLENKLVVLDNAKQQLSFTGYLPARGFSCSNFNFTRAG